Genomic DNA from Theobroma cacao cultivar B97-61/B2 chromosome 3, Criollo_cocoa_genome_V2, whole genome shotgun sequence:
CCCTCCTAGCGGGGTGCCCGACCCTCAAGGCTGGGTAGTGTCCCACCTCTGCAAAAGCTTGGgtatattttagaataaagaaattaaacactgcataaacaaaataagaaagaagggaaaaagacAGAAGCAATAAGAGAAGGAAGAGAAACAGACGAAGACTTCCTCTCTTAACAGTGTCCCCAACCGAGTCAATTGGAAGGCTTATAGAAATTTCCTGGATAAACAAGTTTAAGTGGGTTATACTTTTCTCCTACTTTCCTTTGAACGAAAATGAAAGAAGCGCCTTTTTGTCAAAAGGTTCTTTGGCTATAACGATGTCGTTTGCATCATTTTGGTATCGTCCACGAACCTGAAGTAGCTGGCAAAATCGCATTTATTGACCAAACAGGCAAAGAACCATCTGTCTGAATTGACTTAGGTTGACTGGGCTTTGTATAAATTCTGAAGCCTCAGCTCCTTACCATCAAAGGTGTTCAGAGTTCTTTGCCTTTCTATTCCTCCTTTTACCACCTTGTTACTATCCTCtgtttcttgtttttattCGCAAGTTTGCTACTCAAGTATTCTCAAAGCTTGAAATGAAGGTTTGATTTCCATCTTTTTGCATCTTGTTTTGAAGCTCACACAAATATAGAAGCATGAAAACTGCTAAATGAAATTTGTTACTTACGTTTTGGTGAGAGGAAAAGTGAACATGATTTAGTTTTAGCCTAAATAGTACTAgcaaagttttcttttttgatctTTTAGTAGTTTTGGAGCCTTACTTTGatctaaaaatattaacagtgattgattttgtttttgacaGAAAGTTGTGTTGAAATTGGATTTACACGACGGCAAGTACAGATCAAAAGCCATGAAGACAGCTTCTGGCCTTTCAGGTATTGTACATATATAGTTTTAGTTTCTTGTTTTGATTATGTCTGTTGCTAACGAACTTGGGAATCGAAAGATCTTTTACTTCAAGCAAATAATTACGAGATCTTTCTAGAACCTTACTAAAATCAAACAGAGAAAACCGAGATCTTGAAGCAAGCCAAACTAACTTAAGTGATATTTTGCAGGGGTTGATTCAGTTTCACTGGACATGAAGGACCAAAAATTGACAGTGGTAGGAGACGTTGATCCAGTGGTCGTAGTGAGAAAACTGAGGAAGCTGTGCCACACAGATATAGTTTCGGTTGGACCAGCAAAAGAGccagagaagaagaaagaagagccCAAGAAAGAGGAGCCAAAGAAGCCAGCAGAAACTAAGAAAGATCCCCCAAAAGACGCTGTGCCTTACCCCTATGCGTATCTTTATCCAGCGCCCTCATATTATCTTCACGACAATTACCCTTATGGTACTAAAATCGTTGAGGAAAGTCAGCCTGGTTGCATTATCTGCTAAATTTTTTGTCCTTTTAGATATGAAGATTTATATACTAGTACTTAatgtagaagaagaagaagaagaagaataagagcAGCATCTTTGGATTAGTATTGTTTTCAATTTCGTTTTGTACAGAGTGGTGGCCTGGTGGGTTAATTATTTTAGCTTAAAACTTTGCTGTGAATTAATAtgaatttatcaaaaattttgtctacatatatttttgtttgaagTAATGGATTCTATATTCCTATTAGCGCATGTGTTTTGTTGagatattcttttctttttggaaatCTTTTGTTGCGAATAATCTAAATTAAAACTGTCATTTTCACAAGGATTTTCAGTAAGCCGTGTGTTTCTTTCTCTGAATTTATCCTTTACTTTCAGCACTTTCTGCTTCGGTAACACGGAATatcaaggaaaagaaaaatgtgctAATAATGAAAACGGCGACGCACCGGTGTGATTTGATTGCCAATTTATCCTTTACCTCTGTTTTCGTTAGAAAAAAGAAGCCAATTGCATTCAAAGGCGTTAATTAACAATAGTATCAACTGTCAATTTATTGATGTCGTCATTCATGTGTTGATTGGTTCAGGCgttgaaaattatataagtAGGCAAACTCAACACGTTTTGTGAGGAAAGATTATTCTTTGAAAGGTAAAATTATACTGAGTACTATCTCATAAAAGAGACTTCGAACAGCAGAGCTACTTGCTTAGAGCTACAAAAGGTCCTCCAGATGAGATCGGCAAAACATCAGAAGTACTTGATGTGCCAGCAGATTgaaaaaaaactttctattCTCCACCCattttcatctttatcttgACTCGTTTCCGCTTGTATTGTCGCATAAAGTCGCAGCTCATCAAACTCGGAATGAGTGACGTGGATTTGTCAGAAAACCAGTTCCACTGTTTGTCGaccaaataatttaaatagtgttaaaatgaattcaaacttgaaaatttgttaaaCAATCTGATtgcaaatgtgatcaaattcgaattgattaaaaaattaaatattaaattttgatatttaaatttaaaataaattgaattaaacaaaaaaactcCAACTTGAAAcgatttgaaattgaaattaatttgatataaaatCGTAATAAtctataattaatatttaaaaaacaaagtttaattattaatttcatattaacttaaattcaaataaaaaatatatgaatttaacCTGAGTCAAACccaaaatgatttaatttgaaataatttggGTAAATGTCTAAAAAGTTTAACTTTCTACAAAGGCATAATACtcaaaaaaactcttaaactatttaagaaaatttaaataaattttttttattacattcaatcaaacccttatacttttatttttgatcaaataagcttctataattaataattaattaattgtcatTAATTCAAATACTattaatcattttatattgatgtaaaaagta
This window encodes:
- the LOC18605640 gene encoding uncharacterized protein LOC18605640, whose protein sequence is MKKVVLKLDLHDGKYRSKAMKTASGLSGVDSVSLDMKDQKLTVVGDVDPVVVVRKLRKLCHTDIVSVGPAKEPEKKKEEPKKEEPKKPAETKKDPPKDAVPYPYAYLYPAPSYYLHDNYPYGTKIVEESQPGCIIC